In Streptomyces sclerotialus, one genomic interval encodes:
- a CDS encoding IucA/IucC family protein → MNAATDPRDAVAHLTPELWDRAGRLLIRKALAEFTHERLLTPRPLTDGRYSVRSDDGTVEYRFAAQVLSLDHWVVDADSITRHREDTDLPLDAVEFFIELRGALGLSDEILPVYLEEISSTLAGTAYKLTKDHVPADELAKSGFQDIETGMTEGHPCFVANNGRLGFGIHEYRQYAPEAAAPVRLLWLAARRDRATFTTGAGLDYDSLMRAELGEETLARFAETMSAQGLDLADYLLLPVHPWQWWNKLSVTFAAEVAQQRLVCLGEGDDEYLAQQSIRTFFNHSNPERHYVKTALSVLNMGFMRGLSAAYMEATPAINDWLAGLIESDPVLSGTGLSIIRERAAVGYHHRQYEEATTKGSPYRKMLAALWRESPVPSLAPGQRLATMASLLHTDRDGASFVGALIRESGLNPVEWLRKYLTAYFTPLLHSFYAYDLVFMPHGENVILVIENGTVQRAIYKDIAEEIAVMDPDAVLPPAVERIRADVPEDKKLLSIFTDVFDCFFRFLNGILVAEDILDEDTFWRTVAECVTEYQASKPELADKFAQYDMFAEEFALSCLNRLQLRNNKEMVNLQDPAGALQLIGDLKNPIARFAPGTASPEASETTAVA, encoded by the coding sequence ATGAACGCCGCCACCGACCCCCGCGACGCCGTCGCCCACCTCACCCCGGAACTCTGGGACCGGGCCGGCCGTCTGCTGATCCGCAAGGCCCTCGCGGAGTTCACCCACGAGCGGCTGCTGACGCCGCGCCCGCTGACCGACGGCCGCTACTCCGTCCGCAGCGACGACGGCACTGTGGAGTACCGGTTCGCCGCCCAGGTCCTCAGCCTGGACCACTGGGTGGTCGACGCCGACTCGATCACCCGGCACCGCGAGGACACCGACCTCCCCCTCGACGCCGTCGAGTTCTTCATCGAACTGCGTGGCGCCCTCGGCCTCAGCGACGAGATCCTCCCGGTCTACCTGGAGGAGATCAGCTCCACCCTCGCCGGCACCGCGTACAAGCTCACCAAGGACCACGTCCCCGCCGACGAGCTCGCCAAGTCCGGCTTCCAGGACATCGAGACCGGCATGACCGAGGGCCACCCCTGCTTCGTGGCCAACAACGGCCGCCTCGGTTTCGGCATCCACGAGTACCGCCAGTACGCCCCGGAGGCCGCGGCCCCCGTCCGCCTCCTCTGGCTCGCGGCCCGCCGCGACCGCGCCACCTTCACCACCGGCGCCGGCCTGGACTACGACTCCCTCATGCGCGCCGAGCTGGGCGAGGAGACCCTGGCCCGCTTCGCGGAGACCATGTCGGCCCAGGGCCTGGACCTCGCCGACTACCTCCTCCTGCCGGTCCACCCCTGGCAGTGGTGGAACAAGCTCTCCGTCACCTTCGCCGCCGAGGTCGCCCAGCAGCGCCTGGTCTGCCTCGGCGAGGGCGACGACGAGTACCTCGCGCAGCAGTCCATCCGGACCTTCTTCAACCACAGCAACCCCGAGCGGCACTACGTCAAAACGGCGCTGTCGGTCCTCAACATGGGCTTCATGCGCGGCCTCTCCGCCGCGTACATGGAGGCCACGCCCGCCATCAACGACTGGCTGGCCGGCCTCATCGAGAGCGACCCGGTCCTCAGCGGCACCGGCCTGTCGATCATCCGCGAGCGCGCCGCCGTCGGCTACCACCACCGCCAGTACGAAGAGGCCACCACCAAGGGCTCCCCGTACCGCAAGATGCTCGCCGCGCTCTGGCGCGAGAGCCCGGTGCCGTCCCTGGCCCCCGGCCAGCGCCTCGCCACCATGGCCTCGCTGCTGCACACCGACCGCGACGGCGCCTCCTTCGTGGGCGCGCTCATCCGCGAGTCCGGCCTGAACCCCGTCGAGTGGCTGCGCAAGTACCTCACCGCGTACTTCACGCCCCTCCTGCACAGCTTCTACGCCTACGACCTGGTGTTCATGCCGCACGGCGAGAACGTCATCCTGGTCATCGAGAACGGCACCGTGCAGCGCGCGATCTACAAGGACATCGCCGAGGAGATCGCGGTGATGGACCCGGACGCGGTCCTCCCGCCGGCGGTCGAGCGCATCCGCGCCGACGTCCCCGAGGACAAGAAGCTCCTGTCGATCTTCACCGACGTCTTCGACTGCTTCTTCCGCTTCCTCAACGGCATCCTCGTCGCCGAGGACATCCTCGACGAGGACACCTTCTGGCGCACGGTCGCCGAGTGCGTGACCGAGTACCAGGCGTCCAAGCCCGAGCTCGCGGACAAGTTCGCCCAGTACGACATGTTCGCCGAGGAGTTCGCGCTCTCCTGCCTCAACCGTCTCCAGCTGCGCAACAACAAGGAGATGGTCAACCTCCAGGACCCGGCCGGCGCCCTCCAGCTCATCGGCGACCTGAAGAACCCGATCGCCCGCTTCGCCCCGGGCACGGCCTCGCCGGAGGCCTCGGAGACGACCGCGGTGGCGTGA
- a CDS encoding lysine N(6)-hydroxylase/L-ornithine N(5)-oxygenase family protein, whose product MPTNAPHDFIAIGLGPFNLGLACLTEPLAELDGLFLESKPDFEWHSGMFLEGAHLQTPFMADLVTLADPTSEYSFLNYLKESGRLYSFYIRENFYPLREEYNDYCRWAAAKLSSVRFSYTVTSVEYDESDELYLVHGTDLTTGEQRTDRARRLVLGTGTPPYLPEACQDLGGDLIHNSRYLPNKEALQAKDSLTLVGSGQSAAEIYYDLLSEIDVHGYKLNWVTRSPRFFPLEYTKLTLEMTSPEYVDYFHSLPEATRYRLESQQKGLFKGIDSELIDAIFDLLYQKNLKGPVTTRLFTNTALNDASYDEATGTYTLGLRHEEQEKDYSLETQGLILATGYRYAVPDFLAPVKDRIRLDGHGRFDVARNYSIDHSGQGVFLQNAGVHTHSITSPDLGMGPYRNAYIISEMLGRQPYAVEKTIAFQEFGAPEGIVR is encoded by the coding sequence GTGCCCACCAATGCCCCGCACGACTTCATCGCCATCGGCCTCGGGCCGTTCAACCTCGGTCTGGCCTGCCTGACCGAACCCCTCGCCGAACTCGACGGCCTCTTCCTGGAGTCCAAGCCCGACTTCGAGTGGCACTCGGGGATGTTCCTCGAAGGCGCCCACCTCCAGACGCCGTTCATGGCCGACCTGGTCACCCTCGCCGACCCGACCAGCGAGTACTCCTTCCTCAACTACCTGAAGGAGTCCGGCCGGCTGTACTCCTTCTACATACGCGAGAACTTCTATCCGCTGCGCGAGGAGTACAACGACTACTGCCGCTGGGCCGCCGCCAAACTGAGCAGCGTCCGCTTCAGCTACACGGTCACCTCCGTCGAGTACGACGAGAGCGACGAGCTGTACCTCGTCCACGGCACCGACCTGACCACCGGCGAGCAGCGCACCGACCGCGCCCGCCGCCTCGTGCTGGGCACCGGCACCCCGCCGTACCTCCCCGAGGCCTGCCAGGACCTCGGCGGTGACCTGATCCACAACTCGCGCTACCTGCCGAACAAGGAAGCGCTCCAGGCCAAGGACTCCCTCACCCTGGTCGGCAGCGGCCAGAGCGCCGCGGAGATCTACTACGACCTGCTCTCCGAGATCGACGTCCACGGCTACAAGCTCAACTGGGTCACCCGCTCCCCGCGCTTCTTCCCGCTGGAGTACACCAAGCTCACGCTGGAGATGACCTCTCCCGAGTACGTGGACTACTTCCACTCGCTCCCCGAGGCCACCCGCTACCGCCTGGAATCGCAGCAGAAGGGGCTCTTCAAGGGCATCGACTCGGAGCTCATCGACGCGATCTTCGACCTGCTCTACCAGAAGAACCTCAAGGGCCCGGTCACCACCCGGCTCTTCACCAACACCGCGCTGAACGACGCGTCCTACGACGAGGCCACCGGCACGTACACGCTCGGACTGCGCCACGAGGAGCAGGAGAAGGACTACTCCCTGGAGACCCAGGGCCTGATCCTCGCCACCGGTTACCGCTACGCCGTCCCCGACTTCCTGGCCCCGGTCAAGGACCGCATCCGCCTGGACGGCCACGGCCGCTTCGACGTCGCGCGCAACTACAGCATCGACCACAGCGGCCAGGGCGTCTTCCTGCAGAACGCCGGCGTGCACACGCACAGCATCACCTCGCCCGACCTGGGCATGGGTCCCTACCGCAACGCGTACATCATCTCCGAGATGCTCGGCCGCCAGCCCTACGCGGTCGAGAAGACCATCGCGTTCCAGGAATTCGGAGCACCGGAAGGCATCGTCCGATGA
- a CDS encoding FecCD family ABC transporter permease, translated as MLVDSPPEAAAAPVVPRRRQATRSAGLLAALCVLAVIAVLGIAVGSKQIPLADVWHGITQYSGTDTDVIIRDVRLPRTLLGLLVGAALGLAGAVMQALTRNPLADPGVLGINAGASAAVVTGITFFGVTSLTSYVWFAFAGAALVSAAVYLLGGTRSATPVRLALAGTALTAALTGYLNAVNLMNTASLDKMRFWTVGSLASATMPTVQQVAPFLLVGGVLALLVARPLNAVALGDDQARALGARLTRTRVAAMAAVTLLCGAATAACGPIVYVGLMVPHAVRAITGPDMRWILPYSAVLSPVLLLGADIIGRIAARPGELQVGIVTAVIGGPVFIHLVRRRKMAQL; from the coding sequence GTGTTGGTCGACAGCCCCCCTGAAGCAGCCGCCGCTCCCGTGGTGCCCCGACGACGGCAGGCCACCCGCTCCGCGGGACTCCTCGCCGCCCTCTGCGTCCTCGCGGTCATCGCCGTCCTCGGTATCGCCGTCGGGTCCAAACAGATACCCCTGGCCGACGTCTGGCACGGCATCACGCAGTACTCCGGTACCGATACCGACGTGATCATCCGCGACGTGCGGCTGCCGCGCACCCTCCTCGGGCTGCTCGTCGGCGCGGCACTCGGCCTGGCCGGCGCGGTCATGCAGGCGCTCACCCGCAACCCGCTCGCCGACCCCGGAGTCCTCGGCATCAACGCCGGCGCCTCGGCCGCGGTCGTCACCGGCATCACCTTCTTCGGCGTCACCTCCCTCACCTCGTACGTGTGGTTCGCCTTCGCCGGTGCCGCGCTCGTCTCCGCCGCCGTCTACCTCCTCGGCGGCACCCGCAGCGCCACCCCCGTCCGGCTGGCGCTCGCCGGTACCGCTCTCACCGCCGCCCTCACCGGCTACCTCAACGCGGTCAACCTCATGAACACCGCGTCCCTGGACAAGATGCGCTTCTGGACCGTCGGCTCGCTCGCCTCGGCCACCATGCCCACCGTCCAGCAGGTCGCCCCCTTCCTCCTCGTCGGCGGAGTGCTCGCGCTGCTCGTCGCCCGGCCGCTGAACGCCGTCGCACTCGGCGACGACCAGGCCCGCGCCCTCGGCGCCCGGCTCACCCGCACCCGCGTCGCCGCCATGGCCGCCGTGACCCTGCTGTGCGGCGCCGCGACCGCCGCCTGCGGGCCGATCGTCTACGTCGGCCTGATGGTCCCGCACGCCGTACGCGCCATCACCGGCCCCGACATGCGCTGGATCCTGCCGTACTCAGCGGTCCTCTCGCCGGTGCTGCTGCTCGGCGCCGACATCATCGGCCGGATCGCGGCCCGCCCCGGCGAACTCCAGGTCGGCATCGTCACGGCCGTCATCGGCGGCCCGGTCTTCATCCATCTCGTACGGCGACGGAAGATGGCACAGCTGTGA
- a CDS encoding GNAT family N-acetyltransferase, translated as MSDTNSGTTAGILFTRTDPALGEFAVRALDPQQDAELLHGWVTHPKASFWMMQEASLPDVEREYMSIAAAEHHDAYIGLHNGRPAFLMERYDPAHVELVGLYEPQPGDVGMHFLTAPSDTPVHGFTRAVITTVMAMLFDDPATARVVVEPDVNNKAVHALNEAVGFEIVRKIAKPEKDAYLSTCTREQYLAAIGVTAR; from the coding sequence ATGAGCGACACGAACAGCGGCACCACGGCCGGCATCCTCTTCACCCGTACCGACCCCGCGCTCGGCGAGTTCGCCGTCCGCGCGCTCGACCCCCAGCAGGACGCCGAGCTGCTGCACGGCTGGGTCACCCACCCCAAAGCCTCCTTCTGGATGATGCAGGAAGCCTCCCTCCCCGACGTGGAGCGGGAGTACATGTCCATCGCGGCGGCCGAGCACCACGACGCGTACATCGGTCTGCACAACGGCCGCCCCGCCTTCCTCATGGAGCGCTACGACCCGGCCCACGTCGAACTGGTCGGCCTCTACGAGCCGCAGCCGGGCGACGTCGGCATGCACTTCCTGACCGCGCCCAGCGACACCCCCGTGCACGGCTTCACCCGAGCCGTCATCACCACCGTCATGGCGATGCTCTTCGACGACCCGGCGACCGCCCGCGTCGTCGTCGAGCCCGATGTGAACAACAAGGCCGTCCACGCCCTCAACGAAGCCGTCGGCTTCGAGATCGTCCGGAAGATCGCCAAGCCGGAGAAGGACGCCTACCTCAGCACCTGCACCCGCGAGCAGTACCTTGCGGCGATAGGAGTGACCGCCCGATGA
- a CDS encoding pyridoxal phosphate-dependent decarboxylase family protein: MTFLAPTAEDPSQAPASTLTGSKGHLLNDATVQYYRDAVRDGVDRVAAKLAATDRPFTGMTADRLAPAVRNIDLEAPLGDAAAALDELEDIYLRDAVYFHHPRYLAHLNCPVVIPAVVGEAVLSAVNSSLDTWDQSAGGTLIEQRLIEWTAGRIGFGDTADGVFTSGGTQSNLQAMLLARDEARRIAHEQHPHLDDTEIRTRLRILTSQVSHFSIEKSATLLGLTPEAVIAIPVDDEKRLRTDALEKELTRCAEEGLIPMAVVATAGTTDFGSIDPLPEIAALCAREGVWMHVDAAYGCGLLISRRRGYLDGIENADSVTVDYHKSFFQPVSSSAVIVRDRATLRHVTYHADYLNPERMAKKRIPNQVDKSLQTTRRFDALKLWMTLRIMGAAQLGELFDDVVDRADDGWRLLDTDDRYEVVTRPTLSTLVFRYVPEGDTDPETVDRINLYAREALAASGEAVIASTVVDGRHYLKFTLLNPETTLGDIATVLDLIAEHAGSRLAREATPELTSAH, translated from the coding sequence ATGACTTTCCTCGCGCCCACCGCCGAGGACCCGTCGCAGGCACCTGCTTCTACCCTCACCGGCAGCAAGGGCCACCTGCTCAACGACGCCACGGTTCAGTACTACCGCGACGCGGTACGGGACGGAGTCGACCGCGTGGCCGCCAAACTCGCGGCCACGGACCGCCCCTTCACCGGCATGACCGCCGACCGGCTCGCGCCCGCGGTGCGCAACATCGACCTGGAGGCGCCGCTCGGCGACGCGGCTGCGGCCCTGGACGAGCTGGAGGACATCTACCTCCGCGACGCCGTCTACTTCCACCACCCGCGCTACCTCGCCCACCTCAACTGCCCGGTGGTCATTCCCGCCGTGGTCGGCGAGGCGGTGCTCTCCGCCGTCAACTCCTCCCTGGACACCTGGGACCAGAGCGCCGGCGGCACCCTCATCGAGCAGCGCCTCATCGAGTGGACCGCGGGCCGCATCGGCTTCGGCGACACCGCCGACGGCGTCTTCACCAGCGGCGGCACCCAGTCCAACCTGCAGGCCATGCTGCTCGCCCGGGACGAGGCCCGCCGCATCGCCCACGAACAGCACCCGCACCTGGACGACACCGAGATCCGCACCCGGCTGCGCATCCTCACCTCCCAGGTCAGCCACTTCAGCATCGAGAAGTCCGCCACCCTCCTCGGCCTCACGCCCGAGGCGGTCATCGCGATCCCGGTCGACGACGAGAAGCGGCTGCGCACCGACGCCCTGGAGAAGGAGCTCACCCGGTGCGCCGAGGAGGGCCTCATCCCGATGGCCGTCGTCGCCACCGCCGGCACCACCGACTTCGGCTCCATCGACCCGCTCCCCGAGATCGCCGCGCTCTGCGCACGCGAGGGCGTCTGGATGCACGTCGACGCCGCGTACGGCTGCGGCCTGCTGATATCCCGGCGCCGCGGCTACCTCGACGGCATCGAGAACGCCGACTCGGTCACCGTGGACTACCACAAGTCCTTCTTCCAGCCGGTCAGCTCCAGCGCCGTCATCGTCCGCGACCGCGCCACCCTGCGGCACGTGACGTACCACGCCGACTACCTCAACCCGGAGCGGATGGCGAAGAAGCGCATCCCCAACCAGGTCGACAAGTCGCTCCAGACCACCCGCCGCTTCGACGCGCTGAAGCTCTGGATGACGCTGCGCATCATGGGCGCCGCACAGCTCGGCGAGCTCTTCGACGACGTCGTCGACCGCGCCGACGACGGCTGGCGGCTGCTGGACACCGACGACCGCTACGAGGTCGTCACCCGCCCCACCCTCTCCACCCTGGTCTTCCGCTACGTCCCCGAGGGCGACACCGACCCCGAGACGGTCGACCGCATCAACCTGTACGCCCGCGAGGCGCTCGCCGCCTCCGGCGAGGCCGTCATCGCGTCCACCGTCGTCGACGGCCGCCACTACCTCAAGTTCACCCTGCTCAATCCCGAGACCACCCTTGGCGACATCGCCACGGTTCTCGATCTGATCGCCGAGCACGCCGGTTCCCGCCTCGCCCGCGAGGCCACGCCGGAACTCACCAGCGCTCACTGA
- a CDS encoding ABC transporter substrate-binding protein, whose translation MSITPRPSLSRRGLLAAGGAVGVGALLAACGNEKASGPAGGGSEGGPWSFTDDRKKKVSLKTVPQRIVAFTGTAAALHDFGIDDQIVGVFGPTKLKNGKADPQAGDLDISKVTIIGNAYGQFNVEKYAGLGPDLLVTNMYEPNALWFVPEESKDKILKLAKSVAITSSRTPLDKIIERYSELAESLGADLKAKKVTDAKARFEKAAARLRAAAKSNPVKVLACSGSPDLFYASNPGINADLMYFKSLGVDMIVPDKLDKGGYFESLSWENADKYKADVLLLDNRTATLQPKDLAAKPAWAKLPAVKADQITPWSSEPRFSYAGAAPLVEGLAKAIEDAKKVS comes from the coding sequence ATGAGCATCACCCCCAGACCTTCCCTGTCCCGACGCGGCCTGCTGGCCGCCGGCGGAGCCGTCGGCGTCGGCGCACTGCTCGCCGCGTGTGGCAACGAGAAGGCCTCGGGACCGGCCGGCGGCGGAAGCGAGGGCGGGCCCTGGAGCTTCACCGACGACCGCAAGAAGAAGGTCTCCCTGAAGACTGTGCCACAGCGCATCGTCGCCTTCACCGGTACCGCCGCGGCTCTGCACGATTTCGGCATCGATGACCAGATCGTCGGTGTCTTCGGTCCGACCAAGCTCAAGAACGGCAAGGCCGACCCGCAGGCCGGCGACCTGGACATCTCCAAGGTCACCATCATCGGCAACGCCTACGGCCAGTTCAACGTCGAGAAGTACGCCGGGCTCGGCCCCGACCTGCTCGTGACGAACATGTACGAGCCGAACGCGCTGTGGTTCGTGCCGGAGGAGAGCAAGGACAAGATCCTCAAGCTCGCGAAGAGCGTCGCGATCACCTCGTCCCGCACCCCGCTGGACAAAATCATCGAGCGCTACTCCGAGCTGGCCGAGTCCCTCGGTGCCGACCTGAAGGCCAAGAAGGTCACCGACGCCAAGGCCCGCTTCGAGAAGGCCGCGGCCCGGCTGCGCGCCGCCGCCAAGTCCAACCCGGTCAAGGTGCTCGCCTGTTCCGGCAGCCCCGACCTCTTCTACGCGTCCAACCCGGGCATCAACGCCGACCTGATGTACTTCAAGTCCCTCGGCGTCGACATGATCGTGCCCGACAAGCTCGACAAGGGCGGCTACTTCGAGTCGCTGAGCTGGGAGAACGCCGACAAGTACAAGGCGGACGTGCTCCTGCTCGACAACCGCACCGCCACCCTCCAGCCCAAGGACCTGGCCGCCAAGCCGGCCTGGGCGAAGCTGCCCGCCGTCAAGGCGGACCAGATCACCCCCTGGTCCAGCGAGCCCCGCTTCTCCTACGCGGGCGCCGCCCCGCTCGTCGAGGGCCTCGCCAAGGCCATCGAGGACGCCAAGAAGGTCAGCTGA
- a CDS encoding DUF1015 family protein: MTSHDGLSLHTFRGLRYAPHRVSSLTAVTSPPYDVVVRPDGVRHLETADPYNIVRLILPHAIDPATRHRKAADTLARWRAEGVLAPDPEPALYVYEQRRGDVLQRGIIGALGLDGPVLPHEGVIPEVVEDRAALMRTAAAHFEPLLLSYRGEGTASGATAVIERTTRRAPLLATTTEDGFAHRLWAVTDPDELAAVDADLSARQALIADGHHRWATYQRLAEEHGGGADSPWSSGLVLLVDTARYPLRVRAIHRVLPHLPLERAVAELAGAFRVREVPGPLPAALAALEAAEGSAFLLASGPHDFRLVDRPDPELLERTVRRDRPEAWRRLDATVLHSVLLDEVWRIPDHPDGIRYIHDTEAALGQAAKHGGTAVLMRAVDEETVRQLAAQGVTMPRKSTSFGPKPATGLVMRTLDDDA, translated from the coding sequence ATGACCAGCCACGACGGCCTGAGCCTGCACACCTTTCGCGGACTGCGCTACGCACCCCACCGGGTGAGCAGTCTCACCGCGGTCACCTCGCCCCCGTACGACGTGGTGGTCCGGCCGGACGGCGTCCGGCACCTGGAGACCGCCGATCCGTACAACATCGTCCGGCTGATCCTGCCGCACGCCATCGACCCGGCGACCCGGCACCGCAAGGCAGCCGACACACTCGCCCGCTGGCGTGCGGAGGGGGTCCTGGCGCCCGATCCGGAGCCCGCGCTGTACGTGTACGAGCAGCGCAGGGGCGACGTGCTGCAACGCGGCATCATCGGGGCACTGGGGCTGGACGGCCCGGTGCTGCCGCACGAGGGCGTGATCCCCGAGGTGGTCGAGGACCGGGCCGCGCTGATGCGTACGGCGGCCGCACACTTCGAGCCTCTTTTGCTCTCGTACCGCGGCGAGGGCACGGCGAGCGGTGCCACCGCGGTGATCGAGCGCACCACGCGGCGGGCGCCGCTGCTGGCCACCACGACCGAGGACGGCTTCGCGCACCGGCTGTGGGCGGTGACCGACCCGGACGAGCTGGCGGCGGTGGACGCGGACCTCTCGGCCCGGCAGGCGCTGATCGCCGACGGCCATCACCGCTGGGCGACGTACCAGCGGCTCGCCGAGGAGCACGGGGGCGGGGCGGACTCGCCCTGGTCCAGCGGACTGGTCCTGCTGGTCGACACCGCCCGCTACCCCTTGCGGGTGCGGGCCATTCACCGTGTGCTGCCGCATCTGCCCCTGGAGCGGGCGGTGGCGGAGCTGGCGGGCGCCTTCCGGGTGCGCGAGGTGCCCGGGCCGCTGCCGGCGGCGCTGGCGGCGCTGGAGGCGGCAGAGGGCAGCGCGTTTCTGCTCGCCTCGGGGCCGCACGACTTCCGGCTGGTGGACCGGCCCGATCCGGAGCTGCTGGAGCGGACGGTGCGCAGGGACCGGCCGGAGGCGTGGCGGCGGCTGGATGCCACCGTTCTGCACTCCGTCCTGCTGGACGAGGTGTGGCGGATTCCGGACCACCCGGACGGCATCCGCTACATCCACGACACGGAAGCGGCGCTCGGGCAGGCGGCGAAGCACGGCGGTACGGCGGTCCTGATGCGCGCCGTCGACGAGGAAACGGTCCGTCAGCTCGCCGCGCAGGGCGTGACGATGCCGCGCAAGTCGACCTCGTTCGGCCCGAAGCCGGCGACCGGCCTGGTGATGCGCACACTCGACGACGACGCCTGA
- a CDS encoding HAD-IIA family hydrolase, with protein sequence MDERVRTRPGNSAQALSEAYDTALLDLDGVVYAGGSAIPHAVESLSTARDGGMHLAYVTNNAARTPDTVAAQLSGYGLPTAAGDVVTSAQAVARLIAGQVPEGAKVLAIGGEGLKVALRERGLVPVDSAEDDPAAVVQGYDPKQNWEQLAEAAYAVGRGVPWFASNTDLTIPKERGIAPGNGALVEVVRIATGGSPQVAGKPQPPMHRETVLRTGAERPLVVGDRLDTDIEGAFNGGVDSLLVLTGVTTAAELLAAPPQHRPTYVDADLRGILGPQPAVTDADGGYKCGGWVASVAEDVLVLDGEGSPLDGLRALCAAAWTAAGDGRCTADAGKALARTGL encoded by the coding sequence ATGGACGAGCGGGTTCGCACCCGGCCCGGAAACAGCGCACAGGCGCTGAGCGAGGCGTACGACACGGCGTTGCTGGACCTGGACGGCGTCGTCTACGCGGGCGGGTCGGCCATCCCGCACGCCGTGGAGTCGCTGTCCACCGCGCGGGACGGCGGGATGCACCTGGCGTACGTGACGAACAACGCGGCGCGCACCCCCGACACCGTCGCCGCGCAGCTGTCCGGGTACGGCCTGCCGACCGCGGCGGGCGACGTCGTCACCTCCGCGCAGGCCGTCGCCCGGCTGATCGCCGGCCAGGTGCCCGAGGGAGCGAAGGTACTGGCGATCGGCGGCGAGGGCCTCAAGGTCGCGCTGCGCGAACGGGGCCTGGTGCCCGTGGACTCGGCCGAGGACGACCCGGCCGCCGTGGTGCAGGGGTACGACCCGAAGCAGAACTGGGAGCAGCTGGCGGAGGCGGCGTACGCGGTCGGCCGCGGCGTGCCGTGGTTCGCGTCCAACACCGACCTGACGATCCCGAAGGAGCGCGGCATCGCCCCGGGCAACGGCGCGCTGGTGGAGGTCGTCCGCATCGCCACCGGCGGCAGCCCGCAGGTCGCGGGCAAGCCGCAGCCGCCGATGCACCGCGAGACCGTGCTGCGCACGGGGGCGGAGCGGCCGCTGGTGGTCGGTGACCGGCTGGACACCGACATCGAGGGCGCGTTCAACGGCGGCGTCGACTCGCTGCTGGTGCTCACCGGCGTGACCACGGCCGCCGAGCTGCTCGCCGCGCCGCCGCAGCACCGCCCCACGTACGTGGACGCCGACCTGCGCGGCATCCTCGGACCGCAGCCGGCGGTGACGGACGCCGACGGCGGCTACAAGTGCGGCGGTTGGGTCGCCTCGGTGGCCGAGGACGTACTCGTACTCGATGGCGAGGGCTCCCCTCTGGACGGGCTGCGGGCGCTGTGCGCGGCGGCCTGGACGGCGGCCGGGGACGGGCGGTGCACGGCCGACGCCGGGAAGGCGCTGGCCCGTACCGGCCTGTAG
- a CDS encoding siderophore-interacting protein, giving the protein MTTTAAPTTVPFRFFDLHVVRTRRLGPSMVRITFGGARLAELLTGGRDQRVKLFFPQPHQTVPVFDDQGDGWYAAWRAQDPAERSIMRTYTVRAQRRLPEPELDVDFALHGAEEGSSGPAGRWAAAARPGDRLSILGPVVEDNGGVDFRPPQGTDWILLSGDETALPAIANILEWLTPGTKAKVWIEVEHAADRQELPSFADADITWLVREESAADRTERMVDAVRDAELPEGVPYAWIAGESGTVKALRRHLVKERGFDRRAVKFTGYWRRGASEEQLLAEFNAAATAAAKE; this is encoded by the coding sequence ATGACCACGACCGCCGCCCCCACCACCGTCCCGTTCCGCTTCTTCGACCTCCATGTCGTGCGCACCCGCCGGCTCGGCCCCTCGATGGTCCGGATCACCTTCGGCGGCGCGCGCCTTGCGGAGCTGCTGACGGGCGGCCGCGACCAGCGGGTGAAACTCTTCTTCCCCCAGCCGCACCAGACCGTCCCGGTCTTCGACGACCAGGGCGACGGCTGGTACGCGGCCTGGCGCGCGCAGGACCCGGCCGAGCGCAGCATCATGCGCACGTACACGGTCCGCGCGCAGCGCCGGCTCCCGGAACCGGAGCTGGACGTGGACTTCGCGCTGCACGGCGCCGAGGAAGGCAGCTCGGGACCGGCCGGCCGGTGGGCGGCTGCGGCCCGGCCCGGCGACCGGCTGAGCATCCTCGGCCCGGTGGTCGAGGACAACGGCGGCGTGGACTTCCGCCCGCCGCAAGGCACCGACTGGATCCTGCTCAGCGGCGACGAGACCGCCCTGCCGGCCATCGCGAACATCCTGGAGTGGCTGACGCCGGGCACCAAGGCCAAGGTGTGGATCGAGGTGGAGCACGCGGCGGACCGCCAGGAGCTGCCCTCCTTCGCCGACGCCGACATCACCTGGCTGGTGCGCGAGGAGTCGGCCGCTGACCGTACGGAGCGAATGGTGGACGCGGTGCGCGACGCCGAGCTGCCCGAAGGCGTCCCGTACGCCTGGATCGCGGGTGAGTCCGGCACGGTCAAGGCGCTCCGCCGGCACCTGGTCAAGGAGCGCGGCTTCGACCGCCGGGCCGTGAAGTTCACCGGCTACTGGCGGCGCGGGGCCAGCGAGGAGCAGCTGCTCGCCGAGTTCAACGCCGCCGCCACCGCCGCAGCGAAGGAATGA